In the genome of Luteitalea sp., the window ACGATCGCCTGCGGATACTGCAAGTCCAGGCCAAGGCCCCAAATGGCTTCGTCGAGCTGGTGGATGCCGTCGTTGACCAGATCACCGCCGCCGTACTCCCAGAACCAATGCCAGTTGTAGTGCCAGCGGTTCTGCGTGAACGCACGCTGAGGCGCAGGACCGATCCACTTGTCATAGTCGACCCCTGTCGGGGGTGGCTCCTCCGGCGCCTTGCCAATCTTCTCGCGAAGCTGATGATTGATGGCTTTTGCGACGAAGACCTCACCGATCAGCCCTTCCTGAATCGCTCGCACGCCGGCGATGTCCACCGCGGAGCTGCGACGCTGGGTCCCGTGTTGCACGCATCTCCCGTGCTCCTTGGCACACTTCACGAGCAAGTTGGCCTCGTGAATGTTGTGGCTGCACGGCTTCTCCACATAGACGTCCTTGCCGGCCAGAATCGCCGCGAGGGCAAGCGGCGTATGCCAATGGTCGGTCGTGGCGATGACGACGGCATCGACGTCCTTGGTCTCCAGCAGCTTCCGATAGTCATCGTGTGTCGTGACCGCATTCCGCGTCTCGACCATGTGGGCCGCTTTCTGGAGCCGCTCCGGATCCAGATCGCACAGGGCGACGACGCGCGCATGACTGGCCTCTGCGAGACTCTCGAGGAGGCTGGCGCCTCGGCTTCCCGTGCCGATCATCGCAACGTTCACGATGTCGCTGGGAGACTGGCCGTGCGCTCTCGAGGCCATCAATGGCGCTGCCGCCAATGTGGCACCGACCTGTTGAATGAACGTCCGCCGAGACACTTCACTTTCCATCTCACGTCCTCCTATGTGGCCCTCCGGTCGGAGGTGAGCTCGATTCGCCGCCGCGCGACAGCGGCTCGCGCCTGCCGAAGCGCGAGCGCCGCGCCGCTCCTCAGGGCCACGATGTCGTTCGTGCAGAAGAGGATGTCGACGCCCTGCTCTGCCCAGAAGTCGAAGTCGGCCGGCGGCGACGCCGTCGCCACGTGCTTGCCGTGACGGCGGGCCGTCGCGATGATCTGGTGCGCCGCCTGCCTCACGAGCGGGTGGCCTGGCTCGCCGGGCACGCCCAAGCTCGCGGCGAGGTCGGCCGGGCCGATGAAGATGTCGACGCCTTCCACCGCGCAGAGCTCTTCCGCCCGCTCGGCGGCCTCGCGGGTCTCGATCTGCACCATCAAGCACAGCTCACCGTTGATCTGCTGCTGCGCGTCGGACAGGTTCTCGACGAGCCCATAGTGCAGCGCCCGCGAGACGCTGAAGGTCCCGCGAGCCCCCAAGGGCGCGAATCTGGCTTCCGCCACCAGGCCTTGTAACACTTCGGGCGCGTTGGCCATCGGCACATCGATGATGTCGGGGCCACACTCGGCCGCCTTCAAGACGCTCTCTCGCCGATAGTCGGGCACCCGAATCATCGTCAGCAGGCCGAGCGCTTGCGCGATCCGGCAGAGATCCGCCGCTTCGGCGAACGAGATCGGCGCGTGCTCCATTTCAATCCAGGCCGCATCGTAGCCGACATGGGCCGCGATCTCGATGAAGATGGGGTCGTAGAAGTATGCGGCCACCCCCAAGAGGGGCTTACCGTCGTTGGCGGACAAGCGGCGCTGAAGTCGAGTCATCGCAAACAAACAGAATCATGCTCGCTCAGAACGAGAACCGCGCACCGACCTGCATCGTGCGCGTGGAGACCGAGTTGAGCGTCCCGAAATCGTCCGCGTCGATTTCGCTCTCCAGGCCGCCGTAGTTCCGAGTGTTGAGCGCGTTGAACATGTCGGCGCGCACTTGCAGCCGATAGCGGCCGATGTGAAAGTTGCGTGCGAGGCCGAGATCCAGATTGTACGCGGCCAGCCCACGCGCCGCGTTCCATCCAAGCGTGCCGGGGCGAATCTGGGCACCGCTCGCCCCCGACAGCGGCACCCGCTCGAATGCCGCGGGATTGAGATACCGCAGGGTGTCGCGCCAGTCCGACAACACCATGTCGCCACCCCCATAGTCCGGCCGGGAGGACCCATACGCCGACTCGTCGTCGATAATGTCGACCGGCCGACCGCTGCGCGCCGTGAAGATGCCCGAGACCTGCCAGCCGCCCACGAGGCCGCGCACCAACCGGCTCGGCCCCATCGGGGCGACCTCGTAGATGAAGTTCGCGACGAGCCGGTGCCGGACATCCCAGTCGCTCGGGCCCCACTCGGCGTCGAGGTCGAACGTCTCCTGGGGTTGCGTCTCGAGCAGCAGATCGCCGCCCCCGTAGGACATGCTCTTGCTCAACGTATAGCTGGCCCCGAATCCCAAGCGGTTGGCGAACCGCCGCCGCAGGCTCAGTTGGAGCCCGTTGTACTCGCTCGAGTTCGACGCGTCGTACCAGTCGAACTGCGCGAAGCCGGCGTAGGGGCGAATGCCGGTCAAACGATCCGGTCGATTGATCTCCCAGACCGTGTTGAGGTTGTCGCCGCGGCTCCCGGTATAGCCGACCTCGAGGCTGTACTGGGCTCCGAGCTGTCGCTCGAAAATCGCGCTCCACTGCGTGCTGTAGGGGTTTGGAAAGTTGGGCGAGATCGAGCGGGTGCCCCAGAGCTGCGCCGGCCCTTGCAGCAGATCCTCCACGTCGGTGTTGGCCAGGGGGAAGCGAATGCCCAGCTCGAGCGAGTCCTGCCGGCTGGTGTTCACGCGGAACTGCTCATCGGCCGCGTTGAGCACGACATCCACCGGACCGCCAAAGAGCGGGTGAGGGCTGACGAAGAGGCCGACGCCGCCGCGCAGCACCGAGTGGGCGTCGATCGACCAGGCCACACCCACGCGAGGAGAGACGTTGTTGAAGTCCCCCGCGTACAGAGAGTCCGGTGAACGGAGCGGGCCGGTCCCGAACGGCGCGTCGCGATTGAAGAGGCGGCCGTCGCGCTCCTTGGGGACCGTGAAGTAGTCGTAGCGGAGACCCGCGTTCACGACGAGCGACGAGCCGAGGCGGATATCGTCCTGGACGAACCCGCCGAGCTGCGACGTCGTGAGGCGGAAGTCGTTCAAGCCGAACGTGAACTGTCCGCCGTTCGGGATGTTGGCGTAGAAATCGTCGATGGAGCTGTACTCATAACCGGGAACCTGGAAGTTCTCGCGGCCCGCACGCTGGTGCACCAAGCCGAAGCCTGCCTTCAGCGAATGCCGTCCTCGCGTCGTGGCGATGACCTGATCGAAGCTGAAGAGCCACCCCCGCTTCAGGAACAGCTCACCGTCGCTGAGATCCACGCCCGACACGTCGACGTTCGGGTGGCCCAGCGTATAGAGCTGGTCCACGCGGTCGATATTGCTGCGGTTCACGCCTGCCCGCGTCTCGAAGACCCAGGCCGTCGCTGCGTGCGTGAAGGCCATGGTTGCCGAGTCCTGCTGGCCGCTGAACGTGCGCGGGTTGGCTTCGATGACGCGCGGGTCG includes:
- a CDS encoding gfo/Idh/MocA family oxidoreductase, with protein sequence MESEVSRRTFIQQVGATLAAAPLMASRAHGQSPSDIVNVAMIGTGSRGASLLESLAEASHARVVALCDLDPERLQKAAHMVETRNAVTTHDDYRKLLETKDVDAVVIATTDHWHTPLALAAILAGKDVYVEKPCSHNIHEANLLVKCAKEHGRCVQHGTQRRSSAVDIAGVRAIQEGLIGEVFVAKAINHQLREKIGKAPEEPPPTGVDYDKWIGPAPQRAFTQNRWHYNWHWFWEYGGGDLVNDGIHQLDEAIWGLGLDLQYPQAIVTSGGQLWYDDDHETPDTQMIVFEYPGKQIMYEMRLWADYKMEGHDNGTVFYGTKGKMEIGRKGAIATTVDGKVIEVKPEDYGVQAEDIINNFTTAVRQGDPSILNSPIERGAVSTNLCHLGNIGVRCGGIKLAYDPKTEAITGESHAQASQLIRREYRKGYELPYTG
- a CDS encoding PEGA domain-containing protein, whose protein sequence is MRTRIFATAVVVAAILACGAGADAQVTTATVYGRVTDATGGVVPGANVTLTNETTAAAWTEVTSEEGEVTINFVPVGRYTLRVALEGFAEHVQDLELSAGQTVRLAISLAVGELTDAVNVTAATPLINRANAQLQDVVSDEQLVELPVGRRDWSQLLELDSSVVLDGEGAVMNGLPPSGLSLTIDGTNGSSDAEAPSIGAYQGFNTISGVSTEAIAEISVSSGIASAEFGGTMAGNVNIITRSGSNTFHGSLFENHQRDDLDAANPFVDQAPEKRFNQFGGSLGGPVVRNRLFFFGTYEGVRSDELALQRDNVPTPEWRAEALAANPVYESFFALFPDPTEPYDAGARTARFQALRPDSRDDDHVTARVDVTLSSANRFNVRYSGGRPARIDPRVIEANPRTFSGQQDSATMAFTHAATAWVFETRAGVNRSNIDRVDQLYTLGHPNVDVSGVDLSDGELFLKRGWLFSFDQVIATTRGRHSLKAGFGLVHQRAGRENFQVPGYEYSSIDDFYANIPNGGQFTFGLNDFRLTTSQLGGFVQDDIRLGSSLVVNAGLRYDYFTVPKERDGRLFNRDAPFGTGPLRSPDSLYAGDFNNVSPRVGVAWSIDAHSVLRGGVGLFVSPHPLFGGPVDVVLNAADEQFRVNTSRQDSLELGIRFPLANTDVEDLLQGPAQLWGTRSISPNFPNPYSTQWSAIFERQLGAQYSLEVGYTGSRGDNLNTVWEINRPDRLTGIRPYAGFAQFDWYDASNSSEYNGLQLSLRRRFANRLGFGASYTLSKSMSYGGGDLLLETQPQETFDLDAEWGPSDWDVRHRLVANFIYEVAPMGPSRLVRGLVGGWQVSGIFTARSGRPVDIIDDESAYGSSRPDYGGGDMVLSDWRDTLRYLNPAAFERVPLSGASGAQIRPGTLGWNAARGLAAYNLDLGLARNFHIGRYRLQVRADMFNALNTRNYGGLESEIDADDFGTLNSVSTRTMQVGARFSF